Proteins from one Orenia marismortui DSM 5156 genomic window:
- a CDS encoding flagellar protein FlaG, with the protein MKISESSNIRSAVSINSNQSQKVEQLNNQEVKEEFQAQNNKQSKENVENSLKELNDAVQAVHKDLKFELHDESERMMVKVMDLDKHKVIKELPPEEVLDMVGKIKEMVGLIIDEKI; encoded by the coding sequence ATGAAAATTTCAGAAAGTTCAAATATAAGATCTGCTGTTTCTATAAATTCTAATCAATCTCAAAAAGTTGAACAACTAAATAATCAAGAAGTTAAAGAGGAATTTCAAGCCCAGAATAATAAACAGTCCAAAGAAAATGTTGAGAATAGTTTGAAAGAACTAAATGATGCAGTGCAAGCTGTTCATAAAGATTTAAAATTTGAATTACATGATGAGAGTGAAAGAATGATGGTTAAAGTTATGGATTTAGATAAACATAAAGTTATTAAAGAATTACCTCCTGAGGAAGTATTGGATATGGTAGGTAAAATAAAAGAGATGGTAGGTCTAATTATTGACGAGAAGATTTAG
- a CDS encoding flagellar protein FlgN, with protein sequence MLKSERDKIKELEKEVDLYKELLTLTEEENKLLKEDDLDNLEEIKLKKREIRDKIEKIELKFNISKGDKIKLMVKSNSEKLAKIKPLVNEIYQLEKENQVVRR encoded by the coding sequence ATGTTAAAGTCTGAAAGAGATAAAATTAAAGAATTAGAAAAAGAAGTTGATTTATATAAAGAATTATTAACTCTAACAGAAGAAGAGAACAAACTATTAAAAGAAGATGATTTAGATAACTTAGAAGAGATTAAGTTAAAGAAGAGAGAAATTAGAGATAAGATAGAAAAGATAGAATTAAAATTTAACATAAGTAAAGGAGATAAAATTAAGTTAATGGTTAAGAGTAATTCGGAAAAATTAGCTAAAATTAAACCCTTAGTTAATGAGATTTATCAATTAGAGAAAGAAAATCAGGTGGTTAGGAGATAG
- a CDS encoding acetyltransferase → MMKAKKKIIIIGSGGHAKVIADIILKRKEELKEDIELKGFLDDKYNDDNELKIFDIPVIGKVDKIKDISKEDIYFIIGIGNNEIREKISKSYKVNYFTAIHPKATIANKAKIKEGSVVMANAVINSYTEIGKHCIINTGSIIEHDNIIEDFVHISPNVTLAGGVKVGQGSWIGIGASVIEGIKIGSRTMIGAGSVVIKDIEDNKKAFGVPCKER, encoded by the coding sequence ATGATGAAAGCTAAAAAGAAAATTATAATTATAGGTTCTGGAGGGCATGCAAAGGTTATAGCTGATATTATTTTGAAAAGAAAAGAAGAACTAAAAGAGGATATAGAATTAAAAGGGTTTTTAGACGATAAGTATAATGATGATAATGAATTAAAGATTTTTGATATACCTGTAATTGGTAAGGTTGACAAGATAAAAGATATATCTAAAGAAGACATTTATTTCATAATAGGAATTGGGAATAATGAGATTAGAGAGAAAATTTCTAAAAGTTATAAAGTCAATTATTTTACGGCAATTCATCCCAAAGCTACAATAGCAAATAAAGCTAAAATTAAAGAAGGTAGTGTAGTCATGGCTAATGCTGTAATAAATAGTTATACGGAAATAGGGAAACACTGCATAATAAATACTGGTAGTATAATAGAACATGATAATATTATAGAGGATTTTGTTCATATTTCTCCAAATGTTACATTAGCTGGGGGAGTAAAAGTAGGCCAAGGGAGTTGGATTGGAATTGGTGCTAGTGTAATAGAAGGTATAAAGATCGGTTCTAGAACTATGATAGGAGCTGGCAGTGTTGTTATAAAAGATATAGAAGATAATAAAAAAGCATTTGGAGTTCCTTGTAAGGAGAGGTAA
- a CDS encoding flagellar protein FlgN, giving the protein MIDKQIIDRVIKIYKNELTYYQNLLSLSQKQQKLIKNSDLEELERILSSKEQVMSKIDDLELKLKPYKNACIKALDLDDKRWISQLLETELFDLELEDTINSIKTLIKELNDLDKQNQKLMADKKNELMKEIGKIRKGSKVNKSYNSKQARIHSTFIDNKS; this is encoded by the coding sequence GTGATTGATAAACAAATTATAGATAGAGTAATTAAAATATATAAGAATGAGTTAACTTATTATCAGAATTTGTTATCTTTAAGTCAGAAACAACAAAAATTAATTAAAAATTCAGACCTAGAAGAATTAGAAAGAATATTATCTAGCAAAGAACAAGTAATGAGTAAGATAGATGATTTAGAGTTAAAATTAAAACCTTATAAGAATGCATGTATAAAAGCATTAGATTTAGATGATAAGAGATGGATAAGTCAACTTTTAGAGACAGAATTATTTGATTTAGAGTTGGAAGATACTATTAATAGTATAAAAACTTTGATTAAGGAATTAAATGATTTAGATAAACAGAATCAAAAGTTGATGGCAGATAAAAAAAATGAGTTAATGAAAGAGATAGGTAAAATTAGAAAAGGGTCTAAGGTTAACAAATCCTATAATTCTAAACAAGCAAGAATTCATTCTACTTTTATAGATAATAAAAGTTAG
- a CDS encoding secondary thiamine-phosphate synthase enzyme YjbQ, giving the protein MFRELDIKTTKRGELIDITRKVEEVVSQSAVKKGTCLVFIPHTTAAVTINENADPTVKRDILHKLDQLIPWKDNYQHLEGNSAAHLKASLFGNSEQIIIKGGRLLLGTWQGIYFAEFDGPRRRKVQVKIVTSDE; this is encoded by the coding sequence ATGTTTAGAGAGTTAGATATAAAGACTACTAAGCGTGGAGAATTAATAGATATTACTAGAAAAGTTGAAGAGGTAGTTAGCCAGTCAGCAGTTAAAAAGGGGACTTGTCTAGTATTTATTCCCCATACTACTGCGGCAGTAACAATTAATGAAAATGCTGACCCTACTGTGAAAAGGGATATTTTACATAAGCTAGATCAATTGATACCTTGGAAAGATAATTATCAGCATTTAGAAGGTAATTCAGCAGCCCATCTAAAGGCTAGTCTCTTTGGAAATTCAGAGCAGATAATTATTAAAGGTGGAAGATTATTGTTAGGAACTTGGCAAGGGATCTATTTTGCTGAATTTGATGGTCCTAGAAGAAGGAAAGTACAGGTAAAAATAGTGACAAGTGACGAGTAA
- the pseF gene encoding pseudaminic acid cytidylyltransferase: MNRIIAIIPARSGSKGLKDKNIKELNKKPMIAYTIEAAKKSGIFKDIIVSTDSREYAEIAIKYGADAPFLRSKELSNDAASSIDVIIDVLSEMKKLGKEYNYFMLLQPTSPLRTSQNIKEAYELLVEKEANAVVSVCETEHSPLLANTLDENLSLDNFLDEAKNMRRQDLTFFYRVNGAIYISKVRYFLKFKDFYKEKSFAYIMDKRESIDIDNYIDFKLAEVLLKEKKAF, translated from the coding sequence ATGAATAGGATAATAGCAATTATACCTGCCAGAAGTGGTTCAAAGGGTCTAAAAGATAAAAATATAAAAGAGCTAAATAAAAAACCAATGATTGCCTATACAATAGAAGCTGCTAAAAAGAGCGGAATATTTAAAGATATTATAGTTTCTACTGATTCAAGAGAATATGCAGAGATTGCAATTAAATATGGAGCCGATGCTCCTTTTTTAAGGTCTAAGGAGCTTTCAAATGATGCAGCAAGCAGTATTGATGTAATTATAGATGTATTAAGTGAGATGAAAAAGTTGGGAAAAGAGTATAATTACTTTATGCTTCTTCAGCCGACGTCACCATTAAGGACATCACAGAATATAAAAGAAGCTTATGAGTTATTAGTAGAAAAAGAAGCAAATGCGGTAGTTAGTGTTTGTGAGACAGAACATAGTCCTTTATTAGCTAATACTTTAGATGAAAATTTATCATTAGATAATTTTTTGGATGAGGCGAAAAATATGAGACGGCAAGATTTAACATTTTTTTATAGAGTTAATGGAGCTATATATATATCCAAGGTAAGATATTTTTTAAAATTTAAAGATTTTTATAAAGAAAAATCTTTTGCTTACATTATGGATAAGAGAGAGTCAATAGATATAGATAATTATATAGATTTTAAGTTAGCTGAAGTTTTGTTGAAAGAAAAGAAGGCTTTTTAA
- the neuC gene encoding UDP-N-acetylglucosamine 2-epimerase → MIEKKVCVVTGTRAEYGILKPLIKRLKNSEFLQLQIIATGMHLSPEFGLTYKQIEADDFEIDEKLEILISSDTPVGVSKSMGLALISFSEAYERLNPDMVVILGDRYETFAAMSAATVANIPIAHLHGGEITEGAFDESFRHSMSKMSYLHFTSTEEYRKRVIQLGESPKRVFNVGAMGVENTLNLELLSKSEIEEKLEIDLGEKYSVIVFHPVTLENNTAENQIKELLEALEEKKELIKVFIKGNSDTSGRIINKEIDKYVKNDNKSYSFKSLALEYYLSLMKNSKVLIGNSSSGIIEAPSLKIPTLNIGDRQKGRIKAESVIDCIPEKKEILKSLEIIDREEFKSKLKNLNNPYGQGNTSKKIIKILENILLSQNIDLKKKFYDIEFEV, encoded by the coding sequence ATGATTGAGAAAAAAGTATGTGTTGTAACAGGTACAAGAGCTGAGTATGGAATTTTAAAACCACTTATTAAAAGACTTAAAAACTCAGAATTTTTGCAATTACAAATCATAGCTACAGGGATGCATTTATCTCCGGAATTCGGATTGACTTATAAACAGATAGAAGCAGATGATTTTGAGATAGACGAAAAGTTAGAGATATTAATAAGCTCAGATACTCCTGTAGGTGTATCTAAATCTATGGGGTTAGCTTTAATAAGCTTTTCAGAAGCTTATGAGAGATTAAATCCTGATATGGTAGTGATATTAGGAGACAGATATGAAACCTTTGCAGCTATGTCGGCAGCAACAGTAGCTAATATACCTATAGCTCACCTTCATGGGGGAGAGATTACAGAAGGTGCTTTTGATGAATCTTTTCGTCATAGTATGAGTAAAATGTCTTATTTACATTTCACCTCTACAGAAGAATATAGAAAGAGGGTTATACAGTTAGGAGAATCTCCTAAGAGAGTATTTAATGTAGGGGCTATGGGTGTTGAAAATACACTTAATTTAGAACTTTTATCAAAAAGTGAGATAGAAGAGAAGTTAGAAATAGATTTGGGTGAAAAGTATTCAGTAATAGTCTTTCATCCTGTAACTTTGGAGAATAATACAGCAGAAAATCAAATTAAAGAATTATTAGAAGCTTTAGAAGAAAAAAAAGAGTTAATTAAGGTTTTCATAAAAGGAAATTCTGATACTAGTGGAAGAATAATCAATAAGGAGATAGATAAATATGTTAAAAATGATAATAAATCATATTCATTTAAGTCTTTGGCACTGGAATACTATTTAAGTTTAATGAAGAATAGTAAAGTGCTAATAGGTAATTCTTCTAGTGGGATTATAGAAGCTCCAAGCTTGAAGATACCTACACTTAATATAGGGGATAGACAAAAAGGCAGAATAAAAGCAGAATCTGTGATAGATTGTATACCAGAAAAGAAAGAGATTCTAAAAAGTTTAGAAATCATTGATAGAGAAGAATTTAAATCTAAATTAAAGAATCTAAATAACCCTTATGGTCAAGGTAATACTTCTAAAAAGATAATTAAGATACTTGAGAATATTTTATTGAGTCAAAATATAGATTTAAAGAAGAAGTTTTATGATATAGAATTTGAGGTGTGA
- the neuB gene encoding N-acetylneuraminate synthase: MKTFIIAEAGVNHNGNLDLAKRLIDEAIWAGADAIKFQSFKAEKLVSKSLEKADYQKDTTSKDETQYEMIKKLELDYDEYEILRDYCKEKDILFMSSAFDLESIELLDGLGMKIWKIPSGEITNLPYLRRIGQLNNKVIISTGMANLSEIEVALKVLREAGSKDITVLHCNTEYPTPMEDVNLKAMNTIKEAFKVKVGYSDHTLGIEVSIAAVAMGAEVVEKHFTLDRTMEGPDHRASLEPDELKSMVEAIRNIEKALGSGVKKPSKSEMKNKAIVRKSIVASRDIKEGDVFNEENLAIKRPGNGISPMRWGEIVGKIAKRSFKKDELIKL; the protein is encoded by the coding sequence GTGAAGACGTTTATTATTGCTGAAGCAGGAGTAAACCATAATGGTAATCTAGATTTAGCTAAAAGATTGATAGATGAAGCTATCTGGGCTGGTGCTGATGCCATTAAGTTTCAAAGTTTTAAAGCTGAAAAGCTAGTATCTAAAAGTTTGGAGAAAGCAGATTATCAAAAAGACACAACTTCAAAAGATGAAACACAATATGAAATGATAAAAAAATTAGAGCTAGATTATGATGAATATGAGATATTAAGAGACTATTGTAAGGAAAAAGATATTTTATTCATGTCTTCAGCTTTTGATTTGGAGAGTATAGAACTTCTTGATGGACTAGGTATGAAGATATGGAAGATACCATCAGGAGAGATAACTAATTTACCTTATCTAAGAAGGATAGGGCAACTAAATAATAAGGTTATTATATCTACAGGAATGGCTAACCTATCTGAGATAGAAGTTGCTTTAAAGGTATTAAGAGAGGCTGGAAGTAAAGATATAACTGTGCTTCATTGTAATACTGAATATCCAACGCCAATGGAAGATGTGAATTTAAAAGCTATGAATACAATTAAAGAAGCTTTTAAAGTTAAAGTGGGTTATTCTGATCATACCTTGGGTATAGAAGTTTCTATAGCGGCAGTGGCTATGGGGGCAGAGGTTGTAGAAAAACACTTTACTTTGGATAGAACTATGGAAGGACCAGACCATAGAGCTAGTTTAGAACCTGATGAGTTAAAGTCAATGGTTGAAGCAATTAGGAATATAGAAAAAGCTTTGGGAAGTGGAGTAAAAAAGCCATCAAAATCAGAAATGAAGAATAAAGCTATTGTCAGAAAGAGTATAGTTGCAAGCAGAGATATAAAAGAGGGAGATGTCTTTAATGAAGAAAATTTAGCTATTAAAAGACCTGGTAATGGAATTAGTCCTATGAGATGGGGAGAGATAGTAGGAAAGATAGCTAAAAGGAGTTTCAAAAAAGATGAGTTGATTAAGCTATGA
- a CDS encoding four helix bundle protein has product MNSVAYKDNFKNLKLWQEAHKLVLEIYQITADFPKEERYGLTDQFRRAVVSIPNNIVEGKGRKTNKELLKFAYISRGSLEEVKYLLILSKDLGYIEDKSYNHLFKQTNLIGKLLNGFINAFK; this is encoded by the coding sequence ATGAATTCGGTAGCTTATAAGGATAACTTTAAAAATTTAAAACTCTGGCAAGAAGCTCACAAACTTGTATTAGAAATTTATCAAATCACAGCTGATTTTCCTAAGGAAGAAAGGTATGGTCTTACTGATCAATTTAGAAGGGCAGTTGTATCTATACCTAATAATATTGTAGAAGGGAAAGGAAGAAAAACAAACAAGGAGTTATTAAAATTTGCTTATATTTCTCGTGGTTCATTAGAAGAGGTTAAATACTTATTGATACTATCTAAGGATTTAGGATATATAGAGGATAAATCTTATAATCATTTATTTAAGCAGACAAATTTAATTGGTAAATTACTAAATGGTTTTATTAATGCTTTTAAATAA